The following proteins come from a genomic window of Sorghum bicolor cultivar BTx623 chromosome 3, Sorghum_bicolor_NCBIv3, whole genome shotgun sequence:
- the LOC8054723 gene encoding uncharacterized protein LOC8054723 has product MDGHVRRLLNRVSIALAAVATAAMLHLFRHSSSYCIVGGSGSPTYSSLSLAPFPRTSCDAASRRVVDPDLRLAKLRASRRWRRRGAALSSSTLAPLRRLRVLGESSRVLCVAAGAGLVADALHAAGVGDVTAVDLVDFPPLVRRADAHNLPFFDGAFDVVLSDDPGALTGALFPSRFATEIERTVRRGGAIAIAVDRHVGLSNVDHLFRKSRIVKVTNATLDGSIVNIVILRSYRTKTNPH; this is encoded by the coding sequence ACGGGCACGTCCGGCGGCTGCTGAACCGCGTGTCGATCGCGCTGGCCGCCGTCGCCACCGCCGCAATGCTGCACCTGTTCCGCCACTCCTCCTCCTACTGCATCGTCGGAGGCAGCGGCTCGCCAACATATTCATCCCTATCATTGGCGCCCTTCCCGCGCACCTCCTGCGACGCCGCATCCCGCCGCGTCGTGGACCCGGACCTCCGCCTCGCCAAGCTCCGGGCCTCCCGGcgctggcgccgccgcggcgccgcccTCTCCTCGTCCACTCTCGCCCCTCTCCGCCGTCTCCGCGTCCTCGGCGAATCCTCCCGCGTGCTCTGCGTCGCCGCAGGCGCGGGGCTGGTCGCGGACGCGCTCCACGCGGCCGGCGTCGGGGACGTCACGGCCGTTGATCTCGTCGACTTCCCGCCGCTCGTCCGCCGAGCGGACGCACACAACCTCCCATTCTTCGACGGCGCCTTCGACGTTGTGCTGTCGGACGACCCGGGCGCGCTCACCGGCGCGCTCTTCCCGTCCCGGTTCGCGACCGAGATCGAGCGCACCGTCCGACGCGGTGGCGCTATCGCGATCGCAGTCGACCGTCACGTCGGCTTGTCCAACGTTGACCACCTTTTCAGGAAGTCGCGCATCGTGAAGGTGACGAATGCTACACTGGATGGTTCAATTGTGAACATCGTCATCTTGAGAAGTTACAGAACCAAAACCAACCCTCATTGA